From Candidatus Neomarinimicrobiota bacterium, a single genomic window includes:
- a CDS encoding helix-hairpin-helix domain-containing protein, with amino-acid sequence MFKTKLFTDKESVAIGFLAITFIIGMGINYIRDGIAEERLEESVPLMLKEIARFKKTSAMIESRITEEVDTFRLNEDGSLRAIEINRAGFDALTLLPGIGPVIAERILTRRNNEGPFERAEDLLSVRGIGVKKFAKIEKFIVMGNLDNSTEE; translated from the coding sequence ATGTTTAAGACAAAATTATTCACGGATAAGGAATCTGTTGCGATAGGATTTTTAGCGATTACGTTTATAATCGGTATGGGCATAAATTATATCAGAGACGGAATAGCCGAAGAGAGATTAGAGGAATCAGTTCCGCTGATGTTGAAAGAGATAGCGAGGTTCAAAAAGACCTCTGCGATGATCGAGTCCCGGATCACGGAAGAGGTGGATACATTCAGGTTGAACGAAGACGGCTCCCTCCGGGCCATCGAAATCAACAGAGCCGGATTTGATGCATTGACACTGCTTCCCGGCATAGGTCCTGTAATCGCAGAACGAATCTTAACCCGGAGAAATAACGAGGGTCCATTCGAGAGGGCTGAAGATCTCCTGTCCGTGAGGGGCATCGGCGTCAAGAAATTTGCAAAGATAGAAAAATTTATCGTCATGGGAAATTTGGACAATTCAACGGAGGAATAA